Proteins encoded together in one Neobacillus sp. FSL H8-0543 window:
- a CDS encoding molybdopterin-dependent oxidoreductase → MIDIVEKIMDFKISRRSFIGWTSAIAATVTIPVGRGLIAKAEPNFGTEAVGGEGIWKTAACWHNCGGRCLNKVLVKDGVVVRQKTDDTHEDSAEFPQQRGCLRGRSQSQQIFGADRLKYPMKRKNWKPGGGKKELRGKDEWVRITWDEALDYVANETKRIAKTYGNQSIWGAGAYGGDHVKMLSTIGGCTTDWRTSSYGGWLKTSPYIGSSEGYSVSPLNDRFDLQNSQLIILWGANPAWSSPGMPMNNYLAAKKAGAKFIVIDPKYTDSANVFDAEWIPVRPGTDDALILAIMNVLIEEDDPKNNPFIDWDVLHRCTVGFDADHMPEGADPKDNLKDYVLGTFDSQPKNPEWASEICGVDASTIRQLARQIGGTERVALLTGWASARINNAEAVVQAFMTLGYMTGNIGRKGRMTGLSVHSFAANGGLPLVVGGGDGLPAVTNPITDCFNTAEAYTAIDEGKYLSPGKGEKPLNIKMIYHESQSMNGTLGLTKGIEVHRNMEFVVSNAYVLTTHALYSDIVLPVTTQWEREGGLLSGNKEMLIVHTKIIEPLYEAKSDQWIAKELIKKLGKDPSKIYPISEKQQFFNKLVGTTVMNENGVDYEPLLTITNKDISDWGVLGAQQKGRITLNEFINNGIYQVKRSKDDNFGYIAYEDFVKDPEANPLMTNSGKFEIYSASLHEASKGAWTEIAPIPKYVPKVKGYEETFKDWGKKKKGKYPFQLLNPHYLRRSHSTLDNVPYLREAWPNAVYLNKGDAKRLNISQDDTVLITSEYGKTLRPAFITETLMPGVISLPHGPWVSMDENDEIDKAGAENIIAGSFATGLGTEGYNTQVVNVEKWTGEQLEKDYKQPQRVINYK, encoded by the coding sequence GTGATTGATATCGTTGAAAAAATTATGGATTTCAAAATATCAAGAAGATCGTTCATTGGTTGGACTTCTGCTATTGCTGCAACGGTAACTATACCTGTTGGTAGAGGTCTGATTGCGAAAGCCGAACCTAATTTTGGCACAGAAGCGGTTGGTGGAGAAGGAATTTGGAAAACAGCTGCTTGTTGGCATAACTGTGGTGGGCGTTGTTTGAATAAAGTACTTGTGAAGGATGGAGTGGTTGTCCGTCAAAAAACAGATGATACCCATGAGGATAGCGCTGAATTCCCCCAACAAAGAGGTTGTTTACGTGGACGTTCACAGAGTCAGCAAATTTTTGGCGCAGACCGTCTTAAATATCCGATGAAGAGAAAGAACTGGAAACCTGGTGGCGGGAAAAAGGAACTTCGTGGGAAAGATGAATGGGTTCGAATTACTTGGGATGAAGCATTAGATTATGTAGCTAATGAGACAAAACGAATTGCAAAGACCTATGGAAATCAATCCATTTGGGGGGCAGGAGCCTATGGTGGCGATCATGTGAAAATGCTCTCAACGATTGGCGGCTGTACAACGGATTGGCGTACATCTTCTTATGGAGGTTGGTTAAAAACCAGTCCATATATTGGTTCTTCTGAAGGATATTCCGTTTCCCCGCTAAACGATCGATTTGATTTGCAGAATTCACAACTGATCATTTTATGGGGAGCAAATCCAGCGTGGAGTTCACCAGGAATGCCGATGAATAATTACTTAGCAGCAAAGAAGGCTGGCGCTAAATTTATTGTGATTGATCCTAAATACACGGATTCTGCCAATGTTTTTGATGCAGAATGGATTCCTGTTCGTCCAGGAACAGATGATGCTTTAATTTTGGCTATTATGAACGTACTAATAGAAGAAGATGATCCAAAGAATAACCCTTTCATAGATTGGGATGTTTTACACCGGTGTACAGTTGGCTTTGATGCGGACCATATGCCTGAAGGGGCAGATCCAAAGGATAACTTAAAAGATTACGTATTGGGGACATTTGATAGTCAACCAAAAAATCCAGAATGGGCTTCAGAGATTTGTGGTGTGGATGCGTCGACAATCCGTCAATTAGCTAGACAAATTGGGGGAACAGAAAGAGTTGCGTTATTGACTGGATGGGCATCTGCCCGTATTAACAATGCAGAAGCAGTCGTGCAAGCTTTCATGACCTTAGGCTATATGACAGGAAATATTGGCAGAAAAGGAAGAATGACAGGGTTATCTGTACACTCTTTTGCTGCTAATGGCGGTTTACCATTAGTGGTCGGTGGTGGAGATGGCTTGCCGGCAGTAACGAATCCGATTACAGACTGTTTTAATACCGCAGAAGCTTATACGGCCATTGATGAAGGGAAATACTTGAGTCCCGGTAAAGGTGAAAAACCTTTAAATATTAAAATGATTTATCATGAAAGTCAATCTATGAATGGAACGCTAGGCTTAACAAAAGGGATTGAAGTTCATAGAAACATGGAATTTGTGGTTTCAAATGCGTATGTGTTAACCACTCATGCTTTGTATTCAGATATCGTTCTCCCTGTTACAACTCAATGGGAGAGAGAGGGCGGACTACTTTCCGGTAACAAGGAAATGTTAATCGTTCATACGAAGATTATAGAACCTCTATATGAAGCAAAAAGCGATCAATGGATTGCCAAGGAATTAATTAAAAAGTTAGGGAAAGATCCTAGTAAAATCTATCCTATTAGTGAAAAACAGCAGTTCTTTAATAAATTAGTTGGTACAACCGTTATGAATGAGAATGGCGTTGATTATGAGCCGCTCTTGACGATTACGAATAAGGACATTAGTGATTGGGGCGTCCTTGGAGCACAGCAAAAAGGAAGAATCACGTTAAATGAGTTTATTAATAATGGAATCTATCAAGTAAAGCGCTCGAAGGATGATAACTTCGGATACATTGCCTATGAGGATTTTGTGAAAGACCCAGAAGCAAACCCATTAATGACGAATAGCGGTAAATTCGAAATCTATTCAGCATCATTGCATGAAGCCTCTAAAGGTGCTTGGACGGAAATCGCGCCAATTCCAAAATATGTCCCTAAAGTCAAAGGATATGAAGAAACATTTAAGGATTGGGGGAAAAAGAAGAAAGGGAAATATCCTTTCCAACTATTGAATCCTCATTACTTAAGACGCTCACATAGTACATTAGACAATGTACCGTACTTGAGAGAAGCATGGCCCAATGCCGTCTATTTAAATAAAGGTGACGCAAAAAGGCTGAATATTAGTCAAGATGACACGGTGCTCATTACGAGCGAATATGGTAAAACCTTGCGCCCTGCATTTATTACTGAAACCCTTATGCCAGGAGTCATATCACTACCCCATGGACCTTGGGTATCGATGGACGAAAACGATGAGATTGATAAAGCTGGAGCAGAAAATATTATTGCAGGTTCATTTGCAACGGGTCTTGGCACCGAAGGATATAATACACAAGTTGTTAATGTGGAAAAATGGACAGGCGAACAACTGGAAAAAGATTATAAACAGCCGCAAAGAGTCATTAATTATAAATAA
- a CDS encoding DMSO/selenate family reductase complex B subunit has translation MEQVGFYIDVSKCVGCKTCTVACKDKNNLEVGRNFRRVYDFEEGIFPKPSIHHVSISCNHCDQPACVQGCPTGAMFKRSKDGVVLVDHDKCVGCRYCEWNCPYGAPQYDEELGMMTKCDTCFDLRENGEEPACVTSCPLRAIEFGPIDELRKKYGVNADISGLPSSSITKPNLVIAVRGGN, from the coding sequence ATGGAACAAGTTGGATTTTATATAGATGTTAGTAAATGTGTGGGTTGTAAGACTTGTACAGTCGCTTGTAAGGATAAGAATAATTTAGAAGTGGGAAGAAACTTCCGAAGAGTTTATGATTTTGAAGAAGGCATTTTTCCAAAACCGTCTATTCACCATGTATCGATTTCGTGTAATCACTGTGATCAGCCCGCCTGCGTACAGGGCTGTCCAACGGGTGCCATGTTTAAACGATCAAAAGATGGAGTCGTTCTCGTCGATCATGATAAATGTGTGGGATGCCGATATTGTGAATGGAACTGTCCATATGGTGCTCCACAGTATGATGAAGAACTTGGAATGATGACAAAATGTGATACCTGTTTTGATCTAAGGGAAAATGGTGAGGAACCGGCTTGCGTAACTTCTTGTCCATTGCGTGCAATTGAGTTTGGGCCGATTGATGAATTACGAAAAAAATATGGTGTTAATGCCGATATTTCAGGTTTACCAAGCTCTTCCATAACAAAACCTAACCTAGTCATTGCTGTAAGAGGAGGGAACTGA
- a CDS encoding DmsC/YnfH family molybdoenzyme membrane anchor subunit has product MHEWALLIMTVCVPTAVGGFLFLWLFHKKITKAGEDSYKVMKLPILTLAVLNLIGLFASFFHLGTPTHALYTIMGFGRSWMSNEIVFTGAFIGLACMTAGLTILQKKINPMLLLLTSIVGLIDVYCMASIYTVTRVNGWDSINTYLVFYGTVFTLGPIIAASLLGTNFKGEAFKSIVKWAFAITIFGLGIQVVGTAIFAVSTPDIQLINGITAVEKLSTYGNMITFRWVLEALGLALLGFLALASMKKVNYSLIYLALAVFFIGEGMSRYLFYVIGA; this is encoded by the coding sequence ATGCACGAATGGGCATTATTAATTATGACTGTATGTGTTCCAACAGCCGTTGGCGGATTCCTATTCCTCTGGCTGTTTCATAAAAAGATTACAAAAGCAGGCGAGGATTCCTATAAAGTTATGAAACTACCGATACTGACCCTTGCTGTTTTAAACCTTATTGGGTTGTTTGCTTCTTTCTTCCACTTAGGGACTCCAACCCATGCTTTGTACACCATTATGGGTTTTGGTCGCTCATGGATGAGCAATGAGATCGTCTTTACCGGTGCTTTCATTGGTTTGGCATGTATGACTGCCGGATTAACGATCTTACAAAAGAAAATAAACCCGATGCTTTTGTTGTTAACAAGTATCGTAGGGTTGATTGATGTTTACTGTATGGCTAGTATTTACACGGTAACTCGCGTAAATGGTTGGGACAGCATAAATACCTATCTCGTATTCTACGGAACTGTATTTACGCTAGGACCTATCATAGCAGCGAGTTTATTGGGAACCAACTTTAAAGGTGAGGCATTTAAGAGTATTGTTAAATGGGCGTTTGCGATAACCATTTTCGGATTAGGTATACAGGTGGTTGGAACAGCGATCTTCGCCGTCTCAACACCAGACATCCAACTGATCAATGGAATAACGGCGGTTGAAAAGCTTTCTACTTATGGAAACATGATTACTTTCCGCTGGGTGCTTGAAGCATTAGGATTAGCTTTACTTGGTTTCTTGGCATTGGCTTCGATGAAAAAGGTAAACTATTCTCTTATCTATCTAGCACTTGCAGTATTTTTTATTGGTGAAGGAATGAGTCGCTATCTGTTCTATGTAATCGGAGCTTAA
- a CDS encoding polyferredoxin, with amino-acid sequence MGLLGKWVESLDYEYEISTSCTRHRSPHSSCEKCIAVCEEKAITLVNNKPVIERDKCSECGNCISACSTQSISGIYPKRTVINNQLLITREHTPTVKELLVLRKKGVKVIVSEEPSLNGAWKHVVEETNSMLDQLGEEPFTISNKAIEKAEESYSRRELFSLWKKSSQSLMVQATPAKWRFTHSDLDLEKYYPDYQFTSIAVDPNTCTLCKACNILCAKKCLTISETSFIVATQSCSSCQLCADICPEKAITIKELISAVNDIHYPIHKKQCSVCNQPYNTLREDDEKCVMCSTKREGYLSSN; translated from the coding sequence ATGGGTCTATTGGGTAAATGGGTAGAGAGTCTTGATTATGAATATGAAATTTCAACGTCCTGTACTCGCCATCGGAGTCCACATTCCTCCTGTGAAAAGTGTATAGCTGTTTGCGAAGAAAAGGCAATCACACTAGTAAATAATAAGCCTGTTATTGAGAGGGATAAATGTAGCGAGTGTGGAAATTGTATTTCTGCTTGCTCCACCCAATCGATTTCAGGGATTTATCCGAAAAGAACAGTTATCAATAACCAACTTTTGATTACTCGAGAGCACACACCAACCGTGAAGGAACTGCTCGTGTTGCGCAAAAAAGGCGTTAAAGTGATTGTTAGTGAAGAACCTTCATTAAATGGGGCTTGGAAACATGTAGTGGAAGAAACGAATTCGATGTTGGATCAACTTGGTGAAGAGCCTTTCACTATTTCGAATAAGGCTATAGAAAAAGCGGAAGAATCCTATTCTAGAAGAGAACTCTTTTCTCTTTGGAAAAAGAGTAGCCAATCACTCATGGTGCAAGCAACCCCAGCGAAATGGAGGTTTACACACAGCGATCTAGATTTGGAAAAATATTACCCTGATTACCAATTCACAAGTATTGCTGTGGATCCAAATACATGCACATTATGTAAAGCCTGTAATATTCTTTGCGCTAAAAAGTGTCTGACCATATCGGAGACAAGCTTTATTGTGGCAACCCAATCTTGTTCCTCTTGTCAGCTATGTGCAGATATTTGTCCGGAGAAGGCTATCACGATTAAAGAACTTATATCGGCTGTTAACGACATTCATTACCCTATTCATAAGAAGCAATGCAGTGTATGTAACCAACCATACAACACATTGAGGGAAGATGATGAAAAGTGTGTCATGTGTAGTACTAAACGAGAAGGATATCTTTCTTCTAACTAA
- a CDS encoding DUF4832 domain-containing protein — protein MKKVFGGLAILLIVCLVLSSSLDAARAEFSSVKAPGNDIVWNGANDREVAAVIDAVQNDTRKNASGPKITSNAHNSEFPGIYFNWDSKQSDNGHLKVQASVFDKFESFILTAKTSNSYWDFEIAIQPGQEMTEDDCFVFFIPKMKEGKNINMVFISEFKQKSLVLQGLNYTENPVDIPNPDRGFYRPQSYVIPVDGGTPSFPNLKATITGTTVPVDASIVYMEFDLRNFSSNAPLNGRPIGPWSAAGATPPEYGTTQPITPAALDYVRKALQRVRDSDAVAIVKFSYDGRGYTYIDSGIYDQVIHDSEPGAPQGRGWYETGIPEESDLSGIPGHEDKNWVQYHLWQLGNVFSDFEDSIMAVKGGIFGPWGEMHSSSYASTREGYHWLLNALLNYVPDSRSILVHAGGVMAWHNVEYGTDYSFTNLMPAPARGTPAQRFGMFNDSYTYGLDGDWYNDNGSLSEGYALIGTGDPDDFDRNVVLTWMRNQNNFYGGETVGPGAADNIYPRFPNVLYESAYAQTTHLNTSYNQNTYALWGNFVYNEANVTAPFTPPHDGVTRTAIFDPVYDGRNGMEYMRDRLGYRLVLREANASEWVVRNGTLRFEGKIQNVGFGNVVNKKNVSVILKAKDGSNTYTALTNLDARDWRPDLDSRASNTAAYRDLNFSIKMSAFGSVPAGDYDIYLKINDPKETSTNRRSIQFANHDIWNTSLGANLIGSTTVK, from the coding sequence TTGAAAAAAGTATTCGGAGGGCTTGCGATCCTGTTAATCGTTTGCCTGGTGTTGTCAAGCTCATTGGATGCCGCAAGGGCGGAGTTCAGCTCGGTGAAGGCTCCCGGAAACGACATTGTATGGAATGGGGCGAATGATAGAGAAGTAGCAGCAGTTATTGATGCCGTTCAAAACGATACGCGCAAAAATGCTTCTGGCCCTAAAATAACATCCAATGCCCACAATTCGGAATTTCCAGGTATCTACTTTAACTGGGATTCCAAACAATCGGACAATGGCCACTTAAAGGTTCAGGCTTCGGTATTCGATAAGTTTGAAAGCTTCATTCTGACCGCGAAAACATCCAATTCATACTGGGATTTCGAAATCGCGATCCAGCCTGGCCAGGAAATGACCGAAGATGATTGCTTTGTGTTCTTTATCCCAAAGATGAAGGAAGGCAAAAACATCAACATGGTATTTATTAGTGAGTTCAAACAAAAGTCGCTTGTGTTACAGGGGCTTAACTATACGGAGAATCCTGTTGATATTCCGAATCCGGACAGGGGCTTTTACAGACCCCAATCATATGTAATTCCGGTTGACGGTGGAACTCCAAGTTTTCCTAACTTAAAGGCCACCATAACAGGTACCACGGTCCCTGTCGATGCTAGCATCGTTTATATGGAATTTGACCTGAGAAACTTTTCGTCGAATGCCCCCCTCAATGGAAGACCCATTGGACCCTGGAGTGCTGCTGGTGCTACTCCGCCAGAATATGGAACAACTCAACCTATAACACCCGCTGCGCTTGATTATGTAAGGAAAGCACTTCAAAGGGTAAGAGATAGCGATGCTGTTGCCATTGTGAAATTTAGTTATGACGGAAGGGGCTATACTTATATTGATAGTGGAATTTATGACCAGGTCATTCACGATAGCGAACCAGGGGCGCCACAAGGTCGGGGTTGGTATGAAACAGGAATTCCTGAGGAATCTGATTTGAGTGGTATACCCGGTCACGAGGACAAAAACTGGGTACAATATCATCTTTGGCAGCTTGGAAATGTTTTCAGCGACTTCGAAGATAGCATAATGGCTGTTAAAGGGGGTATCTTTGGCCCATGGGGCGAAATGCACTCGTCATCATATGCCAGCACTCGGGAGGGTTACCATTGGCTTCTGAATGCGTTGCTGAACTATGTTCCCGATTCGCGTTCAATTTTAGTACATGCGGGCGGAGTCATGGCATGGCATAACGTTGAGTATGGTACTGATTATAGCTTTACTAATTTAATGCCGGCCCCGGCACGCGGAACACCGGCGCAACGTTTCGGTATGTTCAACGATAGTTATACGTACGGTTTGGACGGTGACTGGTATAATGACAATGGCTCGCTTTCCGAAGGGTATGCATTAATTGGAACTGGGGATCCGGATGATTTTGATCGTAACGTTGTTTTAACCTGGATGAGAAATCAAAATAACTTCTATGGCGGTGAAACAGTTGGGCCCGGTGCTGCCGATAATATCTATCCCAGATTTCCAAACGTTCTTTATGAATCTGCTTATGCTCAAACTACTCATTTGAATACAAGTTATAACCAAAACACTTATGCTCTTTGGGGTAATTTTGTTTATAATGAAGCAAACGTCACCGCACCGTTTACGCCTCCACACGATGGAGTGACTCGAACGGCAATCTTTGACCCGGTGTATGACGGCAGAAACGGAATGGAATATATGCGTGACAGATTGGGCTACCGGTTAGTGTTGCGTGAGGCTAATGCAAGTGAATGGGTAGTGCGGAATGGTACCCTGAGGTTCGAAGGGAAGATTCAAAACGTGGGCTTTGGTAATGTAGTAAACAAGAAAAATGTGTCGGTAATTCTGAAAGCCAAAGACGGTTCTAACACCTACACGGCACTTACGAACCTTGACGCAAGGGATTGGCGGCCAGATTTGGACAGCAGGGCAAGCAATACCGCTGCATACCGTGATTTGAACTTCTCAATTAAGATGAGCGCATTTGGTTCTGTGCCTGCTGGTGACTATGATATTTACTTGAAGATCAATGATCCTAAAGAAACTAGCACTAACAGGCGAAGTATACAGTTTGCGAATCACGATATTTGGAATACTTCCCTTGGAGCAAACTTAATTGGTTCGACGACAGTCAAGTAG
- a CDS encoding LacI family DNA-binding transcriptional regulator, with product MVTLKEIADIVGVSISTVSRVLNNDTSRSVGEQTRKKILEVAEELEYRPNAWAQKLVKGSREGSQTIGKIGCIISVPYAQFSYPYFTEILKGIESALSKRKSSLSFVHTIDELRDPEVLKKFITETKVDGIILVGSIIQDLYKIIKDNSRAVVGIDVNDVTIPTVSTDRQHASKAAVEHLLSKGHQKIGFIGGVGISGDITREKRFRGYRDAHLNAGIEINPNRIINAEWQIENCYKLMSRFIDEQKDDLPTAMFIASDVMAISAMRAAADKGLKIPEDLAFFGFDNIEISKYTAPPLSTIHIPKIEIGEMAANVLFDYMEERYVVPMRILLPYELCIRQST from the coding sequence TTGGTAACTCTAAAAGAAATAGCGGATATAGTAGGAGTATCCATTTCAACTGTGTCAAGAGTTCTTAATAATGATACAAGTCGTTCAGTTGGCGAACAAACTAGAAAAAAAATATTAGAAGTGGCCGAAGAATTAGAATATCGGCCCAATGCATGGGCGCAGAAGCTGGTAAAAGGGAGCAGGGAAGGAAGCCAGACAATCGGGAAAATTGGCTGTATTATTTCTGTACCGTATGCTCAGTTTTCCTATCCTTATTTTACAGAAATTCTTAAAGGGATTGAATCTGCCCTATCAAAAAGGAAAAGTTCACTTTCTTTTGTACATACCATTGATGAACTGCGCGATCCTGAAGTGTTAAAAAAATTTATTACCGAAACAAAAGTAGACGGGATTATCCTTGTTGGAAGTATTATCCAGGACTTATACAAAATAATAAAAGATAATTCGAGAGCAGTTGTTGGAATTGATGTGAATGATGTGACCATCCCGACGGTGAGTACAGACCGTCAGCATGCCTCAAAGGCAGCGGTTGAGCATTTACTTTCAAAAGGGCACCAAAAAATTGGGTTTATTGGTGGTGTTGGCATATCGGGAGACATCACTAGAGAAAAACGTTTCAGAGGATATAGAGATGCACACCTTAATGCAGGAATAGAAATCAATCCAAACAGGATTATCAATGCGGAATGGCAGATCGAAAATTGCTATAAGTTAATGAGCCGGTTTATTGATGAACAAAAGGATGACTTACCGACAGCTATGTTTATTGCCAGTGATGTTATGGCCATATCGGCGATGCGGGCCGCCGCCGATAAGGGGTTGAAAATACCAGAAGATCTTGCATTTTTTGGCTTTGATAATATTGAAATTTCAAAATACACCGCGCCGCCACTATCCACCATCCATATCCCTAAAATTGAAATTGGCGAGATGGCTGCTAATGTGCTATTTGATTATATGGAAGAAAGATATGTGGTGCCAATGAGAATTCTTCTTCCTTATGAATTGTGTATTCGTCAATCAACTTAG
- a CDS encoding ABC transporter substrate-binding protein, whose product MRLKKSFAVVLSFLLIMSIVTACSSSSSGGTDSGKITLVMWSHKDTGIEEADKQLVKAFEDSHPNIKIKFQNFPYDEYVNKLKASFSASNGPDLAEMFGTWVPQYTKNDLLLEVPNGDQYKNDFYEAPLGGYLKDGKVYGVPLEYNIENGSMLAYPDMFKDAGLEYPKTWDELVAAAKKLTVMDGKNIKVKGFDFTSYDSVTFLFLSMILQQGGDYWDSNGHINFHSPEAIKAMNEMVTLARDYKVADYKEMNYDLDSSDYFFKGESAMTMRGPWVIPAAETTYQVENFDYAPIPSFTSNPPSFASESGWGIVGNKKTKHKEAVLKYLEFVSQPENALAWNLVSHTVPAQKSVAQGPDFIKAAPMMETPLSVLEYGKYIGPIGDRDYMWDEINAAFIEMCENKTSVEDGLKKLETNINKMLDGQ is encoded by the coding sequence GTGAGGTTAAAAAAGTCGTTCGCAGTCGTACTCTCATTTTTACTCATTATGTCAATTGTTACAGCTTGCAGCAGTAGCAGCTCTGGGGGAACTGATTCTGGAAAAATAACGTTAGTCATGTGGTCACATAAAGATACAGGGATTGAAGAAGCAGATAAACAATTGGTAAAGGCGTTTGAAGACTCACATCCGAATATCAAAATTAAGTTTCAAAACTTTCCTTATGATGAATACGTCAATAAGCTAAAAGCATCTTTTAGTGCCAGCAACGGTCCAGATCTTGCTGAAATGTTTGGAACCTGGGTGCCTCAGTACACTAAAAATGATTTATTGCTCGAGGTCCCTAATGGAGACCAATATAAAAATGATTTCTATGAAGCCCCGCTTGGCGGTTACTTAAAAGATGGAAAGGTTTATGGTGTTCCGCTTGAGTACAATATTGAGAACGGTTCCATGCTTGCTTATCCGGATATGTTCAAGGATGCCGGATTAGAGTATCCAAAAACTTGGGATGAATTAGTGGCAGCGGCTAAAAAATTGACGGTTATGGATGGAAAGAACATCAAGGTAAAAGGCTTTGATTTCACCTCTTATGACTCTGTCACTTTCTTGTTCTTATCGATGATTTTACAACAAGGTGGAGACTATTGGGATTCAAATGGCCATATAAACTTCCACTCACCTGAAGCGATCAAGGCTATGAATGAAATGGTTACATTGGCCAGGGATTATAAAGTGGCTGATTATAAAGAAATGAATTATGATTTGGATAGCTCTGACTACTTCTTTAAGGGAGAATCTGCGATGACGATGAGAGGTCCATGGGTCATCCCTGCTGCAGAAACCACTTATCAAGTTGAAAATTTTGATTATGCGCCGATCCCATCTTTCACTAGCAATCCGCCATCCTTCGCTTCTGAATCCGGATGGGGAATCGTTGGTAATAAGAAAACGAAGCATAAAGAAGCAGTACTTAAGTATCTGGAATTTGTAAGCCAACCTGAAAATGCATTGGCCTGGAATCTTGTTTCCCATACCGTTCCAGCCCAAAAATCTGTAGCACAAGGACCAGACTTTATTAAAGCTGCACCCATGATGGAAACGCCTCTTAGTGTCCTTGAATATGGAAAATACATTGGTCCAATTGGTGATCGTGACTACATGTGGGATGAAATAAACGCTGCATTCATCGAGATGTGTGAGAACAAGACTTCTGTCGAAGACGGCCTGAAAAAGCTTGAAACGAACATTAACAAGATGCTCGACGGACAATAA
- a CDS encoding sugar ABC transporter permease, whose translation MEVKQEIVKPVSYRSQYKKSKRNNRELKFIILSLTPILLLFVVFMVIPIIWGIILSFYQYDPLADHSPFIALKNYTELWKDPVFLASLKATLIFVFVAVPANILITLPIASMINRVRNRFVRNTFRTLFFLPAIAPLSAASLIWSTMLRSGNDGLFNMILAFFGHANVGWLTDGKMAMISVIIVTLWADVAYNIIIFMAGLDAIPKVFYEAAELDGANGFQKFRHITLPLLQRTSLFILIMTVISYFQMFAQFQIMTKGGPGGATNVLSLSIYKTAFGYSRMGYASAMATVLLLIILLISLIQLRVGRSQWEY comes from the coding sequence GTGGAGGTAAAACAAGAAATAGTTAAGCCAGTGTCATATCGGTCCCAGTATAAAAAATCCAAAAGGAATAATCGTGAACTAAAATTCATTATCCTGTCCTTGACACCGATTCTGCTCCTTTTTGTTGTTTTCATGGTTATACCAATTATATGGGGGATCATTCTCTCTTTCTATCAATATGATCCTTTAGCAGACCATTCGCCCTTCATCGCACTGAAAAACTATACTGAATTATGGAAGGATCCAGTCTTTCTTGCCTCCTTGAAGGCGACATTAATTTTCGTGTTCGTTGCAGTACCAGCAAATATTTTGATCACACTGCCTATTGCAAGCATGATCAATAGAGTGAGAAATCGATTTGTAAGAAATACGTTTCGGACCCTGTTTTTCTTACCGGCTATTGCCCCGTTATCTGCTGCTTCATTAATTTGGTCTACCATGCTTCGAAGCGGAAATGATGGGCTGTTTAACATGATTTTAGCTTTTTTCGGTCACGCCAATGTCGGTTGGCTGACAGACGGGAAAATGGCGATGATTTCCGTTATTATTGTGACGCTTTGGGCAGATGTTGCCTATAACATTATTATTTTTATGGCTGGTTTGGATGCCATTCCAAAGGTATTTTATGAAGCAGCAGAACTGGACGGTGCCAATGGTTTTCAGAAATTCAGGCATATTACGCTGCCGTTGCTTCAAAGAACATCACTTTTTATTTTAATCATGACGGTCATTTCCTATTTCCAGATGTTTGCTCAATTCCAGATTATGACCAAAGGCGGTCCAGGCGGTGCGACCAATGTACTCTCCTTGAGCATATATAAAACTGCTTTCGGCTATTCGCGAATGGGGTATGCCTCCGCAATGGCCACGGTTTTGCTACTTATTATTCTACTCATCTCGCTCATTCAGCTCCGTGTTGGGAGAAGTCAATGGGAATATTAA